Sequence from the Orcinus orca chromosome 11, mOrcOrc1.1, whole genome shotgun sequence genome:
ggcgcagtggttgagagtccgcctgccgatgcaggggacacgggttcgtgccccggtccgggaagatcccacatgccgcggagcggctgggcccgtgagccatggctgctgagcctgctcatctggagcctgtgctccgcaacgggagaggccacaacagtgagaggcccgcgtacagcaaaaaaaaaaaaaaaaaaaaaaaaaacctgtgcaGCCTAACAGCGAAATTGgattatttcagaaaaagaaaaaatttcttcaaaaattgtCTGCCTTTTTCAACAATCTAGAACTGTTTTTAAGACTTTCTTAAATCATTGAATTTCAGAGCCAAAAATCAACCTTAGAGATTTACGGTCCAATTCTCTCATTCGATGATGCAGAAAGTGATGCAAAAAGGGCAAcatgtaaaaaatgtttttttacaaCCCATcaggtgttgttttttttttttaacacgaaATGAACAAAGATCATTTATTATAAAACCATTGAAACTTTCCTTAAAAGCTCAAGTTTGCAATAACTTGAACGTGACAGAATTAAGAACAGAAGGGAAGGGTGTGACTAAGGGAGCCCCGCAGGCGGGCACACTTTGTTTGCACCACATTCTCTGCTGCCCAGAGTAACAGGGGTCCAGTGGGATCCCAGAAAGAGCCTCTTTATTTGCTTGAGTGACAGAGGTCAGGCCCGAAACTCTAGGTGGCCAGATACTGAGGGGTGGAAATGCTCTGGGTCTCTTAGTGGGGACTTGAATAACCACAGTGAGGTCCCTAATCGCCTAAGCTTTGCTTTCTCATGGGTACCGAGACTAGCTGGTACACACCGAGACTGACTGGCTTGTTAAAATACCGAAATACTTTTGTACCTGTTGGTAAACTGTCGCTAGCCTGAGGCCCCAAGTCCTCCCCACATCTCCCATTTCTGCCATCCCAGTCCCTTCCTGAAACACCTCTGACCCCTGCAACTCCCCACCACCCTGGCAGAGTAGGGACTTCCAGAAGGATGGTGCCCCACCATCCTTCCTGATCGGTTGGTGCCTGTGCCATATCGATTGTCAGTCATGTCGAATATCACCCCGTACGTAGGTTCTGTAGAGCTGCCTGCAACCTCCCTGCATTTTGCAGACCTAAGGGTGAACCGTGTGTTCAGTTGGCAGGAGCCACATACATGGATATCCACCAGGCTGGAGGAGGGATCAACTTCACGGTGGAGCGCACGCGCCAGGCCTCAGAGGAGGAGCTGTTCAGTTCCTTCCAGCAGCGGCTTGGGTGCATGATGAGGGCGGGGACAACGCTGGTGGAGTGCAAGAGCGGATACGGCCTCAGCCTGGAGACGGAGCTCAAGATGCTACGCGTGATTGAGCGCGCCCGGCGGGAGCTGGACATCAGCATCTCAGCCACTTACTGCGGGGCTCACTCGGTGCCAAAGTAACCTCAGCCGAAGGGACCAGGGTTTAACTCAGGATACTGAGAACGCAGAAGGGCTCCTGTGGTGCCTAAGTGGGGCTGTGTTCTCCAGGGAGTGAAGGTGCACCAGCACGTTAGCTCTTGCAGAGGGACCAGTAGAGCCTTTGGAAAGGTGTTCTGATTCCAACCTTCAGGCATCTCACACACATGGGTTTAGGAAGGCGGGCCCCCCCAGACCCATTCGTTTGCAAGTCCCTTAATAGTGAAGGAAGAGGAGATGTTGAAAACTCTTGGTTAACAAAAAGAAATTCCCCTGATAGGTCCTTTAAAATGACAGATATTAATTTAAATGGTTTCCCATGACAGTGAGCCCAAAGGCACTTCAGGAATTGAGTAACACCCCGTGGGAGGTAGGTCAAATCTTGACGTCAAGATGACGTAgggaggtttttatttttgttcatctgtttgcttgtttagcagcaaacatttttgttttaatgctgTAAATGTTTTTTTCAACTTTCCTCTTTACCTAGAAAGTTCCTCCTGTATGGATTTGCTGTAGAGAATTCTCTCCCCTTCTGTGTCTGCATCTCATCCATCCCGGAATTACTAGATCAGAAGGCCTGCAGTCCCAGAACCAAACGATCCAAAAGAAATCCAGGACTTGAAAATTCGCAGGTGTCTCCAAAGTCTTAGTGCAGTTTTAAGTTGTGATAACTAACTTAGATAATAAATGCTGCAGGCTTACAAAAATGGTTTAATCACATAAATAGCCCATTTAATTAAGTCATattaataagttaattaaatcttttaaggttaatcattaaaaaatgtgtACATTTATTTAGTTCTGTGAACTTtgacaaagaaaattttaatgttaatatttcaTTTACCATCTTTAATCAAAGgaactaaaaaaattaacattgaaattattatgaaaaatttacagaactaagtagaaaagaaatataaatacttaATATTTCCAATGATGTTTGTTGTATGTTTTTAGCATTTATACTTCTGAAATTATTATGGCTTGAAACTGCACTAAGACTTTTGGGTTATCCTGTCtattatagtctttttttttagtagGAAAGACAATGTGACATGGCAGAAAAGTCTCAGGCTTTGGAGGGACaccagacctgggtttgagtctaGCTTAGCTACTTCCAGCTGGGtgattttgagttaagttttgatcacttaacttttctgaacaTGAATTGCTTATCTTTAAACCAGCTAAATAACACGCTTATCCTATATGGTTGTCTCGAGAATTAGAAACAGCATATATAAGTACGTGTCTCCTCAGAGCCCACCTCTATCTACCCACCCAGATGGTTTTTGCTGAGAGCCTTCTGTGTGCCAAACACAAGGCTAAAGTTTTACAGAAAATTTCTCCATCTGCCAGTGAGCCTCTGAGGTCTGATCCTTATCCCCGAAGATAAAGCCTGAGGCCCAGAGGATGCCAAATGACGTCTACATCATGTGTCCAAAGTTATATGGCTAGCAAGTGGCGCAGCTCTGTGTCTGACTTCAAAAGCCCAGACCTTTCTCATATATAACTACCCCAGAATCTTAGAAAGAATTTCAGGGCCTCCTACTATCTTCCTCCCCTATGTCTGATGAGGCAGAAAGCCTTAGGCAGATGCTCCTAGAAACAGCTTGGCCCAGATAAGGGGCTCACGGTTGGGTTGTCAAGGAAGCATCCAGGATGTCCTCTACGTGTCCTTGACAAGAAGATTCATTTTTTCAGCAAGGCATTCCCAAAGGCAACCCAGATGTGCCAGAATGGATGAACCATCTGAGTCTCTGCCTATAGGGTCAGTGTATACAGAAGTCTTATCAATACCTCTGCTATGTAGGCTCATCCGGATTGCTAAGAGTCCTGAGTTATAGCTTTGATCTTCTCTTTACCTTTCTGAGGCTTGGGGTCATTTACCTACAATTTCTCAGATTCTCCAAGTGCCAAAAAAACCCtttctccaatttaaaaaaaaaaaaaaacacttgcccACGGTAATCTCACTTTCTTCTTCCCTCAGAGGAAAAACTGCTACTGAAGCCGCTGATGACATCATCAATAACCACCTCCCAAAGTTGAAGGAACTTGGCAGAAATGGGGAAATACACGTTGACAATATAGATGTGTTCTGTGAGAAGGGCGTCTTTGATCTCGATTCCACCAGAAGGATTCTTCAAAGTGGGAAAGATATAGGGTTACAGATTAACTTCCATGGGGATGAACTCCACCCAATGAAGGCTGCTGAGGTATGGGTGaccttttgcttttcctttgtcgACACTCGTGCTGTGGAAAACTTAATGAGTTTGTTCAAAGGAAGGAGTAACCATCTGAAAAGATAGAGAGTGGGGAAACTTGTTTGAAATATGTGCAGGTTGGTGTGGTTGAGCCTTGGAATCCCAGACTTTTTTGCTGatcatttacttttattatttcctcctggTGATACTAGTAGAAAAAAGAAGTACCTCTGTGATCTCATTCACTAAATTCACAACCTATTTTGATTGGCACGCAAAGCCACCCTAGCTCAGTCTGTTAATTTCACAGGTAGCTTCTAGGGTCTTTCTGTGGCAGCATCCAGAGGGCTTTTAGTGGAGCATACCATTAATGGCCACAggaggattttcacatctatgtgTCTTTTCCAGATTAATTTATTCATGCTTTCTACAAATAGTTGAGTATCTACTGTGTGCCGggcattgttctaggcactgagaatTCAGCAGTAAGACGCACCAGATCCCTGCAGTTGGGGGTCTAGCTCTTTCCTCTAAGCCCTGGAGCTACATAAACAACTGCCCTTGGGGCATAAATACAGATGTAGATAGTCTACATGTGTCTCGACCACCACGCGTTCAATATGATCTCTTAATATCACGTCCAAATCTTGTCCCGTGTTTCCTGCCCCAATGAATGACGTCATTATCCATCTGTTGCCTAAGTCGAGACCCTGGATATCATTttgactcctccctccccctcacctaCTGCATTTCAGCCAACCAGCAAGTCCTCCCAATTCTCCTCCTAAATATCTCTGGATCCACTTCACCACACTGCCGACTTCAGATCACCGAGCTTGTGCTCGTGAGAGGTAGTTGGCAAGAAATCTTAATAATAGAGTGCTGTTTATTTTTGCAGGAAAACCATTTGCTGGCACGTTATtgatttgtttttgctgttggtgaaacttctctctgtctctctgcccatTCTGTTTAGCTCGGGGTGGAACTGGGAGCCCAGGCAATCAGTCACCTGGAAGAAGTGAGTGATGAAGGCATTGCTGCCATGGCAGCGGCCAGGTGCTCTGCTGTCCTCCTGCCCACCACGGCCTACATGCTGAGGTGAGGTTGTTTCTCCCCCCAACATGAGAGCTGCAAGTATAAGCTGTGGACACACAGACTTCCAAGATGCCCAAATATTCATCACCCTTACAAATCCCTTAAAAATGcagatcaggggcttccctggtggcgcagcggttgcgagtccgcctgccgatgctggggacacgggttcgtgccccggtccgggaagatcccacatgccgtggagtggctgggcccgtgagccatggccgctgagcctgcgcgtccggagcctatgctccgcaacgggagaggccacagcagcgagaggcccgcgtaccaccaaaaaaaaaaaaaaaatgcagatcagGAAAACTTAGCTCATGGAAGATGCTAATACTGGTATGATATTTGTAATGAATTACCCTGAGGAGGGAGCTTAGACCCGAATTGTGTTTGAGTGGTGGGATTACTGGCGAGAGTGgcgctttcattttctttcttcctcatttttggaattctccaattaaaaatcaatatgtattacttttataattagaaaatagtGATATAGGCTTTATACTTTAAAGGCTTTATACTTATGCATAAGATATTAGGGATATTTCACAGTATTCTGAATCTGAATGAGCTGCTTTCTAAGAGGATACAAGTGGGGACCATAATCCTCATAAATCCTGGGAGTGGGAGGAAAGAGGAGATGTCTAAGTATATATTGTGGCATCTCCCCGGGGATTTGGCTGTGTGCCCTCAGTGGACTGAGTCCGTGTAGTCCATCTTTTATCACGGCCATTGCTCCAGTTCAAATATGAGACCTGAGGTCTCTTGACTCATTGAACCGCTTCCATAACAGCCACCGAAGTTGTGGTCAGAAGGTCCAGCGTTCAAGAGGCAGTTGATTTCCTCTTAGGACTGGGTGCTTTCTCTGCGGTTGTGATACATGGTTTTTTGTGGGGAGGGGCGTGATTCGCCAGTTATGGCcttaggacagtggttctcaaacttggagTGATTTTACTCCTCAGGGGATATTTGACAgtacctggagacatttttggttgtcacaactagggggtgtcactggcatctagtgggtagaggccagagatgttgctaaatatcctacagtgCACGGAAAAACCTTCTACAACAAAGAATCATCCAGTCCAAGACATTAATTGTGCTGCGATTGAGAAACTCTGCCTGAGGGATTGGAAAAACAGGTTCAAGTAACTTTtataagggagaagaaaggaatatTGCAGtgcttttttcaaatttattatgattttatacacctatatatataaaatattatacatttctCTTATTACTATTCTCTTAAAGAGTAGACATAATGTAGGTTACCGTCAGGAAATATCCATTAATAACTATTCTCAGTATGATCAGCTGCTTTTCTTGCAAATCTCAGTAGTCATCAGAGTCATCAATCAAGACTTAATCTGGTTAACTTTCCACCACCCAAGGAATAagtttttacaaaagaaaaggaTTCCTTTAACTCACCTTGAATCTCTTAAGACAGAGCAAAAATCTGAGACCTGCGGTGCTGGAGGGCAGTTCAGCATTAAAAGTCTGCACTTTGTCCCTATGCCAGTGGCCGCTGCCACGTGCCATCACCACAAGATGggtttaacatcctgtttggatGACAGGGGCAACCAAAGAGAAAGCCACGCTCTTCTCTGGCTTCTCTGTTTCTGTATTTCTCTGATCTCTCCATCAGGAGGAACCTGCAGGTTTCCCCGCTGCGCCCTGAACTCTCTTGACTCTCATTTCCAGAATAACCATTGCCTTATGCCACTCAAGGGCttcttttaatcattattttatgCATCTTTGtgtataatatttaaatttattcaggACACATTCGCCTTAGTTTATCTGGAGCCCCCTTTATAATTTTACTGCcttgtacatacatatatttttcctcCTTAAGTAGTtcgggaaagggaggggaggccGTCAGAGTTACCGGCAGGGAAATTTTAACATCTACCCTTTCCTCACTCTGTACCTCTGCTTCACCCACCTCTCTCATGCATTGTCCTAGCAGAGAAACACTATTTTAAGTGGTCCTGGAAACTGCCTGTCGTAGACTGGGAATGCTACAAGGGCAAGTGTCACCTCTGTACCCCCAATCCTTGATTAATTTCTGTATTCAACACGCGTGTTGGGGGCCCACTacttgtcaggcactgttctaggcactgtggaTCCAGCCACAAGTAAAACAGAGtcttgtcctcaaggagcttacattctaatggggagagacagacaatgTGCAAACCGACCAACGAACATAGAAAATGTCAGGTGATGCTTGGTGCTGTGAAAACAATCCAGGTGAGGCGAGAGGATAGAGAGTGTTTGAGGAGAGGGTGCTGTGTTtttagggtggtcagggaaggcttttggAGGAGGGGACATTTGGGCAGAGACCTCCAGGAAGTGAGGGAGCAAGCCATATCTGGGGGAAGGAGCCGGGATAACTAGAAGAGTGTTCTGAGTGGCTGGATGGTGAGTGCAGCGGTAGAAATGCACTGAGAGtatttgaggaacagcaagagTGAGGCCAGAGAGGCACAagccaggcagggagagagaggagacgaGGCCAGAAAGAGGGGCAGTTCTTGAAGGGCTGAGTTCATGGTGCAGACAGCAAGCCCACGGGAAGCCACTGAGAGTGGTTCAAAGCACGGCGACACGATCtaacttatttttctaaaacatccCTCTGGCTGCTAGGAAGAGAATATATTTTAGGGGACTTGAGGGTAGAAGCAGGAAAGCCAGTTAGGATGGTCTTAACAAATATCCTAGCAAGCAATGATGGTGACTTGGATCCAAGGTGGTAGCAGAGGGATATAAAAATGAGTTGGATTCTGGATATAGTTTTAAGGGGGAGCCAACAAGATTTTCTGATGGGTTGGATGTGGACTGTGAGAAATGACTCAAGGATGACTCTGAGGCTttggtacctggcacagagttttCACTAATGGGATGGTTTTAGAATGACTCTGGCTGAATTAATGACCAGGCAAGTTTTATTGATCTCCTTGTGTTAGATACCATATGCTTTTCATTGAAGCTGCCAAGAAGTCCCTGTATTttggggagaaaataaaactgaggtgcaatgaaaacacaataataaaaaattaaagaattcctTTAACAAAACATAATCAATCAGCTATTAATACCAGGCACTGTACTGGTACTAGAGACACAATGGTGAATAAGACACACATGGTCCTTCACAGAATTTGCAGTGTAAGCATATGAAACATGATAAGTGAATAGACAGTAATACCTATAGAGGTAATGAAAAGGATAATCGCTTCTGGCTGAGTGACCAGGGAAAGTGAGCATGGGTGGGTGAGAGGTGAGCTGGGCCTGGGAATATGAATGCATTTCAGGGAGGGGTGGATATTCTAGGCAAGGAGAACGGCAGACTCAGAAATGTACAAATAGAAAACCCCAGTGGTTCGAGTGCAGTATTGGGTAGGACAGGGATGAGAAAGGAGGCCCTGAAAGAAGTGTGGGCTCAGTTTGCGGGGAGCCTCGAATGCCAAACTTAGGTGGACTTTGTATAAAACATAAAGAGAACCTACTCTGAGCAcagaattattattaataattaatataattattattaataataaagttaTTCCATTCTTTGCCATATTTAGTACACTCCTAGAATATAAcagtatcattcattcattcaatcaaaaatattaattagCCAGAGACAGGACTGGGTGCTGGGacaaattataagaaaaagaaataatccttTCAGTGATCCTTAGCCCCTGCTGGACTTGCCAGCAGAGGGGCAGGTGTAATAGTCTTAATACTTTACAACCAACCGATCAATCAAATTGAACTTAAGGCTAGAGTAGGGTCTCAAAGGAGGGGTCAGGGTTACCCTCAGCAGCTTTATTTAAAGACAGCTCCTGGGCAGTACAGGTTCATAATGGCTGAGTACCAGTCCACTATCATTGTCATGAAACAATAGCTATTGTTTCTAAAATGGAGGGGTGTGGGGTGCTGGGGAAGCCAGAGGAAATGAGGGCCAACAAGGTGACTGGGAAGGCTTTCCAGCGGAggtctctccttgaccaaacttcattcaggctcctctgagcccctCTCTCCACTAAACCTCAATCTTGCCTGTAAACCTACAGGTTCTTAGCACAAATGATTTTATTCACCCATCTTCCCCGACATTATAAGACTTGAACAAACACTGGCATAGTTTCTAACAGCTCCAGGATGCCTCCCTAGAATGAGCCCAGGCCCCCTTAGAATACCTGTCTGAGAAAGCCCAACCTGCCAGGAAAATTAACTGTTTGTTCCAGTAAAACCTGGTGATAGGCAGATAGGCCTCTGAACTTCCTCTTAAGCAGTTACTTTAAAAAGCtcgcaagggcttccctggtggcgcagtggttgagagtctgcctgccgatgcaggggacacgggttcgtgccccagtccgcgaagatgccacatgccgcggagcagctgggcctgtgagccatggccgctgagcctgtgcgtccggagcctgtgctccgcaacgggagaggccacaacagtgagaggcctgcgtaccgcaaaaaaaaaaaaaaaaaaaaacacaaaaaaacaaaacaaacaaacaaccaaaaaaagcgTGCAAGGAGGTCAGGGAGATACCTAATCCAGGAAGAAGCACAAATACGTTACATATTAGTTTCTTGGGCCTTCAAAAATTTAAAGGACCTATAATAATGTTTGAGACCCCCTTTCCCTcccaaaaaaaaggagagggagagatatgaacaaaaaattgtaaaatattaatttaaaaagcattatttaaaCCTCATTGTTTATATTTGGGAGTCAAAAAAAGTTTAttacatttgaaaacaattttaagttttcttcctttgcaagGAACTCCGAATATATATAAAGATTGTCATGATAATCCCAAATTTAAAAAGCTAGCCACAGCCACGTGATTTCCAAAGCGGGCTGATAAAAATCAGGAGTCCTGGGCTTCTGCTGGACGCCACCACTAATCACTGAAGCttgagtttctgtttcttcttccagAACACGAAGGGGTTGGATATCTTTAAGTCTGCTTCAACTCTGAACATCTGTTCTTCAAAAGTTCCACTTCTAGAGACTgacatcatttttttccctctccttagACTGAAGCAACCTCGAGCCAGGAAAATGTTAGATGAAGGGGTAATAGTCGCTCTGGGTAGCGATTTCAACCCTAATGCGTATTGTTTTTCAatggtaattatttttaatgtgccTTTCATAGTCTATGAAACTTCTACGAagcatataaataatttaaaaatatttcactaacTGTTAAAATGTTTCAAAGATCTGAAAAGGTTTTCCTGTGAAACAAGAAGAGTGTGGACAGCAGTGTAATTGGGTATTTCTGTGCCACTTGAATGCCTCCAggctgagagagaagagagaaggttcTATTGATACTATGCTTTGATGCAGCCTCTGGGCATTGTGGTTTTATAGTAACCTATTTCCCCTCTCAGAATTGCATAAGCTCAAGGAAGTTTAGTAAGTTTTAGTAAGTAAATGTGGAGGTGAGCTTCATCGTACACAGTAAGTGGCCttgaaaagtaataaataaatattaaatacatataggGGGTGGGTGGGTAAGTAATCTCTATAATAAACGAATCTTTCCCAAAGCATAAGGATCTTTACgtgtaaatgtaaatgtaactTTTCTCATACTGATTTAGCCAGCTCCACTTATACATTTAACTATCATTATTTGTTGTGCTGTGTTGAGAAATGTCCTAGGTGGCAGCTGCCGTCTTGTTGCTTTCCTCCAATGCTTTTCTTTTCCCGTCTTAGCCGATGGTCATGCATCTGGCCTGTGTGAACATGAGAATGTCCATGCCCGAGGCCTTGGCCGCTGCCACCATCAATGCCGCTTATGCCCTGGGAAAATCTCACACTCATGGATCTTTGGAAGTAGGCAAACGGGGAGATCTCATTATCATCAATTCATCCAGGTGCGTGTTCTCCCAGCTGAGCCATGTTATTGTATGCCCACTGTAATATGGAGACTTGGTTTAAATCCCTTTTCCACTGATTATTAGTGTCAGGCTCTGTATAAGCTCAGCAGCTACCCAGTCTTCTCAGTGTCACCCCTTTCTAAGCAAAAACTCTCCCTCCAGGTCCTAAACTGCAGGGTAGACCAACTTTTCTGGTCTCTTCATCCATCTTATATCTTTCATAGATCTCCAGGTTTCTGCTCTGTTTACCTGGACTTTGGACTTGTGCCCTCTGgcctgtgtttgtttttcttcttgggtTCTGACCTTTTCTGCTTGTGTTGGGCCACGCAGGTCCCAGCTCTGGCTTGTCATCCTGGTTCTGATTCATTACCTCTCTGACTTCTCATTCCTGCTGGATCCCAAAAGCCTTGCTTCAGTTTTCCTGCCTCTTGTTTTGTATTACTCACTCACAGCCTGCTGCCTCCTGGGCCTCCAGTGTAACAAGTTGAGTTTTATtgttctaaatctttttttttttttttttttattgttctaaATCTTAAAGTTGTGAATCCTATGGTGTCTGGACCCTAGCAAGCCTCTGCCAGGCCTTGGACCTCATGTTCAACAGAAGAGAGTGTCTCCATCATAATTCTACTCTCAAGGGTCATCAGCCATTGTCTCTATCGAGAGTGATGCTGGTG
This genomic interval carries:
- the AMDHD1 gene encoding probable imidazolonepropionase codes for the protein MADGHRLLLENARQVVLVCARGERFLARDALRSLAVLEGASLVVGTDGFIKAIGPADAIQKQFSEETFQERIDCSGKCILPGLVDAHTHPVWAGERVHEFAMKLAGATYMDIHQAGGGINFTVERTRQASEEELFSSFQQRLGCMMRAGTTLVECKSGYGLSLETELKMLRVIERARRELDISISATYCGAHSVPKGKTATEAADDIINNHLPKLKELGRNGEIHVDNIDVFCEKGVFDLDSTRRILQSGKDIGLQINFHGDELHPMKAAELGVELGAQAISHLEEVSDEGIAAMAAARCSAVLLPTTAYMLRLKQPRARKMLDEGVIVALGSDFNPNAYCFSMPMVMHLACVNMRMSMPEALAAATINAAYALGKSHTHGSLEVGKRGDLIIINSSRWEHLIYQFGGHHELIDYVIAKGKVIYKK